A window from Neobacillus sp. PS3-40 encodes these proteins:
- a CDS encoding ABC transporter permease — protein sequence MSQFIKVFKYTYIENVKTKAFILSTILILLLEGLVLSLPRIIEDISGKDKSHIAVMDETDQLVLNSDKLGSVMKGYSWKVVDKGEESSLRKDVVKGDLDGLFILRNGDSGSFIEYIAAYQDETLIRMFQYYIQTIYTSNVIKENSINKDTAQALLTQVPMKITDLAKKQEDSFLFVYGMIFFMYIAILGYGQAVATAVASEKSSRVMEIMITKVKPIRMMFGKVLGVGSASLSQLLLIILSTVLMYKSGIVKSGGDIFGFKINLDSVTTNQVVYFVLFFILGYFVYAALYAAFGAMVSRIEDLTNITLPLSLTIIMSFLLAMYTLSSPNGIVSKVASFIPFFSPVSMFTRISISTVSPLEIVLSVMILVITMILVFLFASKVYPTGVLLYGKKPKLKNVLKNSN from the coding sequence GTGAGTCAGTTTATTAAAGTGTTTAAATATACATATATTGAAAATGTAAAAACGAAAGCATTTATATTATCTACCATTCTCATCCTATTACTAGAAGGGTTGGTTCTGTCTCTTCCCAGAATTATTGAAGATATTTCTGGGAAGGATAAATCTCACATTGCTGTAATGGATGAAACAGACCAGCTAGTCTTGAACAGCGATAAATTGGGAAGCGTCATGAAGGGTTATAGTTGGAAGGTTGTGGACAAAGGAGAAGAAAGCTCGCTCAGAAAAGATGTAGTAAAGGGCGATCTTGATGGATTGTTTATTCTAAGAAATGGTGATAGTGGAAGTTTTATTGAATATATCGCTGCATATCAAGATGAAACCTTGATACGAATGTTTCAGTATTATATTCAAACTATCTACACCTCAAACGTCATTAAAGAAAATAGTATTAATAAAGATACTGCCCAAGCACTGTTGACCCAGGTTCCTATGAAGATTACGGATTTGGCCAAGAAGCAAGAAGATTCATTTCTCTTTGTTTATGGGATGATTTTCTTTATGTACATAGCCATATTAGGTTATGGACAAGCAGTTGCCACTGCAGTTGCCTCAGAAAAATCTTCGAGGGTAATGGAAATAATGATTACAAAAGTGAAGCCAATAAGAATGATGTTCGGAAAAGTGTTAGGGGTGGGATCTGCTAGTCTTTCACAATTATTACTGATCATCCTAAGTACGGTCTTAATGTATAAATCAGGCATAGTGAAATCCGGTGGGGATATATTTGGCTTTAAGATTAACTTGGACTCCGTTACAACCAATCAGGTTGTATATTTCGTTCTATTCTTCATATTAGGTTACTTTGTTTATGCTGCATTGTATGCTGCATTCGGAGCAATGGTCAGCAGGATAGAAGATCTTACAAATATTACCCTTCCATTATCTTTAACAATCATTATGTCTTTCCTATTAGCAATGTACACGCTGTCATCACCTAACGGAATTGTTTCAAAGGTGGCGTCATTTATACCATTCTTCTCACCTGTATCTATGTTCACTAGAATTTCTATAAGTACGGTTTCACCGCTAGAAATCGTATTGTCAGTGATGATATTAGTCATTACTATGATTCTTGTCTTTTTATTTGCATCCAAAGTTTATCCTACCGGGGTGCTTCTATATGGAAAGAAACCTAAATTAAAAAACGTTTTAAAAAATTCAAACTAA